One window from the genome of Equus quagga isolate Etosha38 chromosome 6, UCLA_HA_Equagga_1.0, whole genome shotgun sequence encodes:
- the LOC124240596 gene encoding proline-rich protein 2-like, with product MSPKSTIFPSGFLIFPLDAPLLLPAPVRSVCPRPNRSNRPPPPRPLGPGTRGDPDSRGPGTRGDPDSQGPELAETRRDPPVRTPRRVKEEARVPAGAGAGHPARRPPRVSCPRRSAPGPRRPRPRPGPPPARPPALPPPPGPPERLPRPGPPRSPAGSALAPEPELLSRSGREDAGPGGAPRQGQLEARRKVAGGGSACPRPLPPPGPGVGGPDRRLAARSAARARGRW from the coding sequence ATGTCCCCCAAAAGCACAATCTTCCCGTCGGGCTTCCTCATCTTCCCGCTGGATGCCCCCCTCCTGCTCCCCGCGCCCGTCCGGTCTGTGTGTCCCCGGCCCAATCGGAGCAACCGGCCGCCGCCCCCGAGACCGCTGGGACCCGGGACTCGCGGAGACCCAGACTCGCGGGGACCCGGGACTCGCGGAGACCCAGACTCGCAGGGACCCGAACTTGCGGAGACCCGCCGGGACCCTCCCGTCCGGACGCCCCGGCGCGTGAAAGAGGAAGCGCGCGTCCCCGCCGGGGCAGGAGCGGGGCACCCAGCCCGGCGCCCACCTCGGGTGTCCTGCCCGCGGCGGTCCGCGCCGGGCCCAAggcgcccccggccccgccccggccctcCTCCGGCCCGCCCCCcggccctccccccgccccccggccctcCGGAACGCctgccccgccccggcccgccccgcTCCCCCGCGGGCTCGGCGCTGGCGCCAGAGCCGGAGCTCCTCTCCCGGAGCGGCCGGGAGGATGCGGGCCCGGGCGGAGCGCCGCGCCAGGGGCAGCTGGAGGCGAGAAGGAAAGTCGCGGGCGGCGGTTCCGCCTGCCCACGCCCCCTGCCACCCCCGGGGCCTGGTGTGGGCGGCCCAGACCGCAGGCTCGCAGCCCGGAGCGCTGCCCGGGCCCGGGGGCGCTGGTGA